One Amycolatopsis thermophila DNA segment encodes these proteins:
- a CDS encoding zinc-dependent alcohol dehydrogenase family protein, with product MRGVVFNGERELEIASFDDPVPGPGEVVLEMKASGMCGSDLRFYRAPAGEALAAFGLSGDGARIIAGHEPCGVVAAAGPDVTRFREGDRVMVFHYDGCGFCDLCRTGWTQMCERGAAIFGATAHGGHADYLKVPARTLVPLPDELSFTAGAAISCGTGTAFGALVRLDLTARDTIAVFGQGPVGQSAVQLAAAMGAEVIAVDIAAERVAKATEFGAAHAIDSSASDPVEAIRELTGGKGVTRALDCSGAPAARAAAVRAAARWGRVAFVGEGGEVTLNVSPEVIRKQLTILGSYTFSIAGQADCARFVARHGVEVDKLFTDRWQLADAERAYREFDKQTGGKAVFEI from the coding sequence ATGCGCGGAGTGGTGTTCAACGGTGAACGCGAGCTGGAGATCGCCTCGTTCGACGACCCGGTTCCTGGGCCCGGCGAGGTCGTCCTGGAGATGAAGGCCTCCGGGATGTGCGGCAGCGACCTCAGGTTCTACCGCGCGCCCGCGGGCGAGGCGCTCGCGGCGTTCGGGCTCTCCGGCGACGGGGCCCGGATCATCGCCGGCCACGAGCCGTGCGGGGTCGTCGCGGCGGCCGGCCCGGACGTCACGCGCTTCCGCGAAGGCGACCGGGTCATGGTCTTCCACTACGACGGGTGCGGTTTCTGCGACCTGTGCCGCACCGGCTGGACGCAGATGTGCGAGCGGGGTGCGGCGATCTTCGGCGCGACCGCGCACGGCGGCCACGCCGACTACCTGAAGGTCCCGGCGCGCACGCTCGTCCCGCTCCCGGACGAACTGAGCTTCACCGCCGGCGCCGCCATCTCCTGCGGGACCGGCACCGCCTTCGGCGCACTGGTCCGGCTGGACCTCACCGCGCGCGACACCATCGCGGTCTTCGGCCAGGGCCCGGTCGGGCAGTCCGCGGTGCAGCTGGCCGCCGCGATGGGGGCCGAGGTGATCGCGGTGGACATCGCCGCGGAGCGGGTGGCCAAGGCGACGGAGTTCGGCGCGGCCCACGCCATCGACTCCAGCGCGAGCGACCCCGTCGAGGCCATCCGCGAACTCACCGGCGGCAAGGGCGTGACCCGCGCACTGGACTGCTCGGGCGCGCCGGCGGCCCGCGCCGCCGCGGTCCGCGCCGCCGCGCGGTGGGGCCGGGTCGCGTTCGTCGGGGAAGGCGGTGAGGTGACGCTGAACGTCAGCCCCGAGGTCATCCGCAAGCAGCTGACCATCCTCGGCTCCTACACCTTCTCCATCGCCGGGCAGGCGGACTGCGCGCGGTTCGTCGCCCGGCACGGCGTCGAGGTGGACAAGCTGTTCACCGACCGGTGGCAGCTCGCCGACGCCGAGCGGGCCTACCGGGAGTTCGACAAGCAGACCGGCGGCAAGGCGGTCTTCGAGATCTGA
- a CDS encoding acetyl-CoA C-acetyltransferase: MRRAAIVSPLRTPVGSFGGALRDLPVEDLAAAVVREVVATSGVDPERIDDVVFAQSYANSEVPCVGRWVALHAGLPIGVPGMQLDRRCGGGLQALVTASMMVQTRAADVVLAGGVESMSRIEYYSTATRWGARAGTVQLYDRLDRGRERSQPEARFGRISGMIETAENLAADYGIDRDRADAYAARSHQRAAAAWKDGRFDAEVVPVEVPRRKGDPLLVTTDEGVRPDATPESLARLRPVTPGGTVTAGNASQQNDAAAACLVVAEDRLEALGLEPLGYLDAWAAAGCDPARMGIGPVPAVAKLAARTGTGTAALLDGVDLVELNEAFAVQVLAVLEGWGWHDHDRLNVNGSGISLGHPIGATGMRMVTTLLHELRRRGGRRGLATMCVGGGQGLAATLVAA, from the coding sequence GTGCGACGCGCCGCGATCGTCAGCCCCCTGCGCACCCCCGTCGGCTCGTTCGGCGGAGCGCTGCGCGACCTGCCCGTCGAAGACCTCGCGGCCGCCGTGGTCCGCGAGGTCGTCGCCACCTCGGGCGTCGATCCGGAGCGGATCGACGACGTGGTCTTCGCCCAGTCCTACGCCAATTCCGAGGTGCCGTGCGTGGGCCGCTGGGTGGCCCTGCACGCCGGGCTGCCGATCGGCGTGCCCGGCATGCAGCTCGACCGCCGCTGCGGCGGGGGACTGCAGGCGCTGGTGACGGCGTCGATGATGGTCCAGACCCGTGCGGCGGACGTGGTCCTCGCCGGCGGTGTCGAGTCGATGAGCCGGATCGAGTACTACTCGACCGCGACCCGGTGGGGCGCCCGGGCGGGCACGGTGCAGCTCTACGACCGGCTCGACCGGGGCCGGGAGCGGTCGCAGCCGGAGGCGAGGTTCGGCCGGATCTCCGGGATGATCGAGACGGCCGAAAACCTGGCCGCGGACTACGGCATCGACCGGGACCGGGCCGACGCCTACGCCGCCCGCAGCCATCAGCGCGCCGCGGCCGCCTGGAAGGACGGCCGGTTCGACGCGGAGGTGGTGCCGGTCGAGGTGCCGCGGCGCAAGGGCGACCCGCTGCTGGTCACCACCGACGAGGGCGTGCGCCCCGACGCCACGCCGGAGTCGCTGGCCCGGCTCCGCCCGGTGACCCCCGGCGGCACCGTCACCGCGGGCAACGCCAGCCAGCAGAACGACGCGGCCGCCGCGTGCCTGGTCGTCGCCGAGGACCGGCTGGAGGCGCTCGGCCTGGAACCACTGGGATACCTGGACGCGTGGGCGGCGGCGGGCTGCGATCCCGCCCGGATGGGCATCGGGCCCGTCCCCGCGGTCGCCAAGCTGGCGGCGCGCACCGGCACCGGCACCGCGGCCCTGCTCGACGGCGTGGACCTGGTGGAGCTCAACGAGGCGTTCGCGGTGCAGGTGCTGGCCGTCCTGGAGGGCTGGGGCTGGCACGACCACGACCGGCTCAACGTCAACGGCTCGGGCATCTCGCTCGGCCACCCGATCGGCGCGACCGGCATGCGCATGGTCACCACGCTGCTGCACGAGCTGCGCCGCCGCGGCGGCCGCCGCGGCCTGGCGACGATGTGCGTCGGCGGTGGGCAAGGCCTGGCGGCGACGCTCGTCGCCGCCTGA